One window from the genome of Ammospiza nelsoni isolate bAmmNel1 chromosome 16, bAmmNel1.pri, whole genome shotgun sequence encodes:
- the SPRY4 gene encoding protein sprouty homolog 4 gives MEPRIPHNITVVPNSVMVQPLLDSRIPYGRLQHPLTILPIDQMKSTHLENDYTDNPGAAQPPAQKRPRAPHEPGSAGQPPQRCEQDVTHPWISFSGRPSSISSSSSTSSDQRLLDHMAPVPVAEQSSPRAVRIQPKAINCKPLELKGPVSQELDKHFLLCEACGKCKCKECALPRTLPSCWVCNQECLCSAQNLVNYSTCMCLVKGVFYHCTNEDDEGTCADQPCSCSQSNCCARWSFMSALSLVLPCLLCYLPATGCVKLSQRCYDRVSRPGCRCKNTNSVICKALPESKGAEKPF, from the coding sequence ATGGAGCCCCGGATCCCTCACAACATCACCGTTGTCCCCAACTCTGTGATGGTGCAGCCCTTGCTGGACAGCCGGATCCCCTACGGGCGGCTGCAGCACCCTCTGACCATCCTGCCCATCGACCAGATGAAGAGCACCCACCTGGAGAACGACTACACCGACAACCCCGGCGCTGCCCAGCCGCCCGCCCAGAAGCGTCCCCGAGCCCCCCACGAGCCGGGCTCGGCCGGCCAGCCCCCGCAGCGCTGCGAGCAGGACGTCACCCACCCCTGGATCTCCTTCAGCGGGCGCCCCAgctccatcagcagcagcagcagcacgtcCTCGGACCAAAGGCTGCTGGACCACATGGCCCCGGTGCCCGTGGCGGAGCAGTCGTCCCCCCGCGCCGTCCGCATCCAGCCCAAGGCCATCAACTGCAAGCCCCTGGAGCTGAAGGGCCCCGTGTCCCAGGAGCTGGACAAGCACTTCCTGCTGTGCGAGGCCTGTGGGAAGTGCAAGTGCAAGGAGTGCGCCCTGCCCCGGACTCTGCCCTCGTGCTGGGTGTGCAaccaggagtgcctgtgctcgGCGCAGAACCTGGTCAACTACTCCACCTGCATGTGCCTGGTCAAGGGCGTCTTCTACCACTGCACCAACGAGGACGACGAGGGCACGTGTGCCgaccagccctgctcctgctcccagtcCAACTGCTGCGCCCGCTGGTCCTTCATGAGCGCcctgtccctggtgctgccctgcctgctctgctacCTGCCCGCCACCGGCTGCGTCAAGCTGTCCCAGAGATGCTACGACCGGGTGAGCCGGCCCGGGTGCAGGTGCAAAAACACAAACAGTGTCATTTGCAAGGCATTGCCCGAGAGCAAAGGGGCAGAAAAGCCCTTTTAA